DNA from Ananas comosus cultivar F153 linkage group 12, ASM154086v1, whole genome shotgun sequence:
TTTCCAACTTGTTCGCAGGCTGAGGCTGCTTGACCAGCTACAATCgacaaaatttgaatgtagagtttctcctcttaagggggaaaaattttagaatggtATGTCAGTGACGTGgtgcgtaacaaatcaatcaaaaattttcttttaaaaatatatgtttcattatgattataaaaaaaatatttttattgtacttttgtttgaaaagaagaaaggtgattggcttgttattgataatgtggtgcaagtgtgataatataaaatttctccTTAAGAAGGGGCTTGCTTAGATTTAGTATTTAtaaatgcaatatatatatatatatatatatatagagtccggctactatactcttatgagtacgatcgtcctcgtacttataagtcgttttcaataatAAAGCTTCCAATTCGACGATTCatatcgttaaacattatctagaatatttaaaacttctagaaatcaaattttataaatttttgacatcatttatcttataatcaaaaggtcacaaaattgacaatttttaacggtcggtatggcATACTTggtagtttaatggtgtaaaaaaatcggaatcggttgaatttttgatagaaaattctattcactacttaGATAAAATCAATAACTTCGaccttaaattgaaagatctaatcatctatttttaggacgttgttTGATTtcgactgttcattttatacccacttgatgaactttattataattttaaaaaattatgaaatttattgtttagaagtttcaaatactctagatcacaTTTAAtgaagtggatcgtcgattcgaaagttttatcatcgaaaataacttataagcaaaaagagcgttttactattaatagtattccaacctaattctatatatatatatatagagagagagagagagagagagagagagagagagatgtaattaaaaatacCCACCTTATTTAGTTGCATGTGATATAAAACgctatagttataaataaattgTTTAACTGCATATAGTTGAGAATTATAGATTACTCCCAATAGAAATTAAAACgatattttctatttaagaGATGAGTAGAAAGGataaacttattttttgtttgaacatGTTCTTTTCAACTACTACTACAATTAAAATTGCAAGTAATTTGTGCATGATTCTAGCTGCTGTAATTAAATCTTATTGAGTGCCTCTTATTAAGGTAGCTAAATTCAAAGCACTAAATCAAAGTTTCAGCTTTTAGGGTTCGAGAGTTTAACTTAGCTTGGTGTCGTACTAGAAACTCCAGACTTTCTTATTTAAGAAATGAAAAGTAGAATCAAAAGCAGAAACCAAACAAGTAACAGAAGAGTAGCGTATTAAGCAATAGCAACACAAACAGGGAGACTACTGGCTTCGAAAACAACACCAATGGCTCAATCAAATTGTATTTTACAGAAACATTCCATCATATATCTTCTTTACTCCTTGTGACTCCCACAATTCAAATTCTACCCCCCCCCCTAGCTTCTTCCTCTGTATTGGAGGAACCTTGTAGAAGAATTGCACTTGAAAGTTTTTATTCTGTATTAATTCACAACAAAAGGGAGacgaaaaaaagaggaagaagaaaagaaacggAATAAAACGCCGCCTCTTTCGTCCCACAATATCGAAAATTCTGACACACTGGAGAGAAAATCAATATGTAAAAAGTGAGTTGATGAATAAGACAACAATTTAATTAAAGTATATCTCTAGTCCTCAAAACCTAGTAACTAGATTCAGTTTGGCCTCCAAACATTTCAGTAATTATATTCTAGTCCCCTTTGAAATAGGCTCATTTTGAAATGGGATCCTCATAACTGCTGTAATTTTGAGTGAGAACACCACAACATGCAATTATCCAATTTTAGTTATTTCACTAAATTCAATTGAAAATTTGTTAAGTTAGCTGTTTCATTAGCTAAGAATCAGTAAAATCTTGTTACTAAAAATTCACGGGTGTATCAACTGAAAAATTGTTGAGAACAGTTAAATTTAACACATGCACCATGCACCgctaaatttaacaaaatctctaatttgatgaaaataacttaaaagaaagaaagggatgcctaattttttttttttttaaaaaaaaaacttgagtgGTCAATTTCAAAATTGCTCACTGTTGAGGGGGCCTCCCAacatttttaccttttgttATAATCTACATAATCATCATCAAAATTCCACACAAACAGACTTTGGACTAGCTATATAGTAATTGTGGGATTTCGATCCGATCCAGTTTTATCGAGAACTATTAAGAAAACAGCAAAGATGCAAATAGAATGGTTGGTggcggtcggtggccaaactaTAACTGCTTAGAAAGGTCAGGGACTTGTAATGGAACTTATAATACGGTTGAAGAGATTGAGGAAGGCATACCACTGTATAACTATTGATTTGTTTTTGCCCAAAAATTGCTTTTTCCTACTGTTGAAGAGATATGACCAGCTATGAATTTTTCAGCCGACGACCCCTTCTCGCGAACAAACTTTACAGACTCCGACAGTCTATTGAGAAGGTTCACTAGAGCGATCACTTCATTTCGCTGCAGCTGTAACTGAAAAATCACCAACAAGAGTGTATTACGACTTACGCAATGAGTTATTAAaggaaaattatgaaaagaatagGAGATTTCAGTAATATCAATACTCTTGAGTAGTATCAATACTAACTTTAAATATGTTGACGGACATACACCCTGCAAAGTCTCGATTTccttatatacccttcaaataCTTAATTTCTTACTTATCTACTCTTGCGCTTAGTAAAATGttcttatttgaaaagaaaTCATTTTGTACGAAACAAAATTCTCATTAATTGGATGACACTCAATTTctcaatttaaaatattcatatGTTTGGAAGAAATTTCGATATTGAGttgtatatatgaaaattcagctTTCATAGGTTTATAAGGGCAAACAAAGATGAGAAAACATACAGGTTGATACAAGGGGTGCTGTTCCTCGACAGAGAAAAGAATCTTCAATGCAGTCCCTAGTCCTAGAACTTGAAGCTTTCCCCAAAGGCGGCACTTTTCACATCCAACACAATCCATCAGTGCACTACAATAGGCATATGGAATTGGTCATTTCAACTTTTCCTATGCATCAGAACTtagaagagattttttttaatatatatatatatatatatatatatatatacccatgcAAAGTTATCAATTCTACACGGATATCccagaaaaatatgaattttcataAGATAAATCCATATCTGTAACTTTGTACTTGCAAAACTTCCcctctttaaaaaatatttggtaaTACAAAACTAACTTCTGGATGACTACCTATATTAAggtgaagaatttttttttttccctttttaaaGCATTTTTGAGCAGtacatatgaaaattcagattctaTGGGGGCATACTTCAATAGAAAATATTGTAGACTTCTATGTGTAGAAGAACCCTGAAATCGTCGATATTGCAAATATAAACCTGATGTTTCTGAACTGCTTCTGGATCTGTTGCTTCAGCTCAGGCCCATTTTCACCTTGCCAAAGCTTGGCTTCATCAAATGGTAGTGGGCAAGTAGCCTGCAGCTTAGGATTGTAGAGGAGCTGCTTCACTAGAGATTGTGTTTTCAGGTCCTCTTGAGGGTTCTCAGTGTTGTACTCAGCCTGCTCTAAATAATCTGCAGCCTGAAACCAATCCAGGAGAACTACTATTTAAGTTTCAAGACTAAGGGGACTTCTGTATGCATAAGACTGAAACACATGTATTTGGGTGCATATCCCTCAAAATTTGCAAGTTGATCAGCTCATATTTCTGTGTAGATCTCTTTCACCTGAGATTTTCACAAGCTGAAAAGATGGATTCCTATGCTAAAAAAGAGACCATTGGCTGAAAGTTTCAGGAGGAATCATAATTTCAACTCAAAACAAATACAAGCTCTCAATCAATAGGGTGAACGAGCAAACATGAgctatttctaatttttgaagAGCATGCATGCCAATATGggctatattatctatatatgaCGTGTTAGACACCAATTGCAAATTTTGAGggtgatacaaacaaacatACCCAGACTAAGACTCTAGGAGTAGTACTTGCTAGTGTTAATATCTATGAGGAATTGAATTACAGGAAGAAAAAGCAGACATTATGTCAATGAGTAGCATGTAAACATTAAATTTGTATCATATAAGAACTGGTTACCTTTGTCACTGCTCGAAGAACAAATAGGTATGTGAAATACAGATTTCTAACATGATCTGGATACTTCAAAACACGATCATACAACAATCCAAGATTGTGGCCCCACTGAAATGATTACAAGATAGATTAGAAAATAATGTGCTATAAAAAGAATCAATGCTGGTAACCGCGCATTAAAGTGTGAGATGAAAATACCAAGTTAGTAGATTCATCAAGGAGATAATCAGCAGCTATGTGTACTGAAATTGAGGAATGCAGGCCTGAGATCAACTTATACAACACCTTCTTCTCCTGGCAAAGCTCTTCTGAAGGATCTGGAGAAGACAGAgtcaaaagaaacaaaaaaaggttAGGGCATTCAAACAAATATGATTCTCTACAATTGTAACAGCATCTATATGAGGTTATAATTCCATAAAAACACGACAATTGGCAATTTACCGAGTTTGCCCTTACAAACTCAAGATTTGTTGATGTAATTTTAACTATTGTACCAAGTAGACTTACAAAGACAAGTAATTTTAACTATTGTACCAAGTAGAGTTAGAATTTTGCCATAAATATACAATGAAAACTAGGAACTGTACAAGAAATCGACTAACATTTTGGACAATTTTCTTTGTAAATAGCATCCCATATTCTCCTAGCTGATGCACCAATATACCCAGTAAAACGCTCAGGGTTTAGCTGGAGGTTCACATAAGTCATCTCAGctgcaaaagaaaaacaactaTCAAATGTCAAtccaccaaaaaagaaaaaaggagtaAACGAGTAATGTTATAGGTATATAGCCAAGTGCACCCTAACATGTAGTTGATGAGTCACATGGCAGCTAGCCAATTAGATGCCACATTGAAGTCTGACCCATCAGCTACATCTAGGTACACTCCGAGAGAATCATAGAATTACGCTCCAAAATATAATCATATTGCAAAAAGGACCAAATAGCACATAGCTAACTAAAAGCAGTACCATTGTCAGTTTCATCATCATATGTCCATGGATTGTCGATTTCAATCCACCCTTTGAATACTTTACTATCAATTGTTCTATCCACGGTAGCCTGGGGTTTTCCTTCTTGGCAAATCATATCATCAGTGGAAAGACCATTATACGGTTTTTTAAAAGGCTCCGGAAATTCATTTTCAGGGCACTCGCAGACAGTGCAATCCCTTAGACGGCACATTCCATCATCGGGCCAGAATGGACAGTCGCACCATAGCTTAACCTATCAAACAACAAAGAGAAAACACAATTAAAAAACCGAAcacttagaaatttttaattacaGAATCTGCTTTGTTTCTTTTCCTCAGATGGTTGGTAACAGTCCACCAAACTCCCCATCCAATGTGGATGGTTGTTTTTCCCaaaaagataaatgatgtctCCGAGATTACAAACAAGTTTTGTACATATAATATGTACAATACAGTAGAATCTGGTATCACATTTAGCAAATATCCATTGAGGTTCAGGAGAATCAGGACCAAGGTGTGATTGTGCATTTTGATCCCAattggataaaaatatatactatccTTATGCCTCTTTTATGTCATAGGGGGAGAGACCATATGAAGGCATAAGCCATGAAAACTAATCGTGACTAGGAGGGACGGGTTAAGGTTACAAGGTAATATCTTTGATAATTTTGTGCACTATATCTTCTCATGCCTTGCTCTTAGAAACTGCTAAACTCCATGACATTTTTTAGAAGTACTAGCAACACTAGAATCTAAATGATCGCTCTATAACTTTTTATTGTGTACAGAACAAGGATGCTTCAAGAAATAGAAATTGTCCAGTCTCTAATTATTGATAACAAACTATTTGTTTAATCTTGCTGGCGGCACAATTAGACATTATTTGAACCTACATTGAGCATACAAAAAAGATGGATGCTTGATTTTGCAAAGTCAATTAAATATCTCAATTTAAAGAGTTTGAGTCAAGAGTTGTTGAACTAGCTAATTAACTGTTGTCAagacaagaaaaaaaacatcTTGCTTCCTACATCACATCGA
Protein-coding regions in this window:
- the LOC109718898 gene encoding endoplasmic reticulum oxidoreductin-1-like, producing MAEAEHRGGGGGGGGDRRRRRWFWAAAAAGAVVALLLATAASSRSFPRLSIPGICECPVKKGEDSRRYTGMVEDCCCDYETVDSINEEVLHPILQELVATPFFRYFKVKLWCDCPFWPDDGMCRLRDCTVCECPENEFPEPFKKPYNGLSTDDMICQEGKPQATVDRTIDSKVFKGWIEIDNPWTYDDETDNAEMTYVNLQLNPERFTGYIGASARRIWDAIYKENCPKYPSEELCQEKKVLYKLISGLHSSISVHIAADYLLDESTNLWGHNLGLLYDRVLKYPDHVRNLYFTYLFVLRAVTKAADYLEQAEYNTENPQEDLKTQSLVKQLLYNPKLQATCPLPFDEAKLWQGENGPELKQQIQKQFRNISALMDCVGCEKCRLWGKLQVLGLGTALKILFSVEEQHPLYQPLQLQRNEVIALVNLLNRLSESVKFVREKGSSAEKFIAGHISSTVGKSNFWAKTNQ